One window of the Zea mays cultivar B73 chromosome 3, Zm-B73-REFERENCE-NAM-5.0, whole genome shotgun sequence genome contains the following:
- the LOC118476777 gene encoding L10-interacting MYB domain-containing protein-like gives MAEKTIWGDDLVKHLIDVCKEEILAGNRPQGIFTRIGWKNVEDKFFARTKKKCTKTQLKNKLDNLKKDFTQFMELKIAATGLGWNEANQTVDCSNTWWDEHLEKCNNPERGTKCNHVRFRKHGPKHLDDLHFLFDKVHVTGATAMCPGDVSSCDSSSDDVLEVTEKTDEACNKPKPKKRKQMSGAAQEKEEKSPFYQMYKNTCMKIESAVEKISTSVEASSAPLQANLVPTIAEAMKMVKACGIQEKTAMMHTATSLIMKAEFREILFALETNEGRFDLIEREHKKSTT, from the exons ATGGCTGAGAAGACAATTTGGGGTGATGACCTTGTGAAGCACTTGATTGATGTTTGTAAGGAAGAAATTTTAGCTGGGAATAGGCCTCAAGGTATTTTCACTAGAATTGGTTGGAAGAATGTGGAGGATAAATTTTTTGCAAGAACGAAAAAGAAATGCACGAAGACACAATTGAAGAATAAATTAGACAATCTGAAGAAAGATTTTACACAATTTATGGAATTGAAGATTGCTGCCACTGGACTTGGGTGGAACGAGGCAAATCAAACTGTTGATTGCTCTAACACATGGTGGGATGAACACCTTGAG AAATGCAATAATCCTGAGAGGGGTACGAAGTGCAACCATGTGAGGTTTCGGAAACATGGACCAAAACACcttgatgatttgcacttcttgtttGACAAGGTGCATGTCACGGGTGCTACTGCAATGTGTCCAGGAGATGTTTCTTCATGtgattcctctagtgatgacgtGTTAGAGGTCACAGAGAAAACCGATGAAGCTTGCAACAAACCGAAACCGAAGAAGCGCAAACAAATGTCCGGAGCAGCTCAAGAGAAGGAAGAGAAGAGTCCATTTTATCAGATGTACAAGAACACTTGTATGAAGATTGAGAGTGCAGTTGAAAAAATAAGCACAAGTGTTGAGGCATCATCAGCTCCTCTCCAAGCCAACCTAGTGCCAACTATTGCAGAGGCTATGAAGATGGTGAAAGCATGTGGGATTCAAGAGAAAACTGCTATGATGCACACAGCCACTTCATTGATTATGAAGGCTGAATTTAGAGAGATACTATTTGCTCTTGAAACAAATGAAGGAAGGTTTGATTTAATTGAAAGAGAGCACAAGAAGTCAACCACATGA
- the LOC100383955 gene encoding Probable protein phosphatase 2C 5-like, which produces MALLSPRVPRLPPSTFTSAAGARCFGPAARCQATAAGGVAAAGPPSSELEAIRWGSAKLQGARDEMEDEVLLRPGSLLDGFSFAAVLDGHAGFSAVQFLRDELYKECAAALDGGAVLSTKNLDAITASIQRAFAAVDAKLSTWLEQTDKDDSGATATVMFLRSDVLVVSHIGDSCLVISRGGRSEALTGSHRPYGNNKTSLEEVKRIRAAGGWIVDGRICGDISVSRAFGDIRFKTQKNEMLVKGVKQGRWTDKFISRIQFKDDIVISSPDVSLVELGPDVEFVLLATDGLWDYIKSSEAVAFVRDQLRQHGDVQLACEALGQKALDQRSQDNISIVIADLGRTNWKALPDERPNLFLELSQAVATVGVVSIGIWVSSFLGLQ; this is translated from the exons ATGGCGTTGCTGAGCCCGCGCGTGCCGCGGCTGCCGCCCTCCACCTTCACCTCCGCTGCCGGTGCCCGGTGCTTTGGCCCCGCCGCGAGGTGCCAGGCGACGGCGGCGGGCGGCGTGGCGGCCGCGGGGCCCCCGTCGTCGGAGCTGGAGGCCATCCGGTGGGGCAGCGCCAAGCTGCAGGGCGCTCGCGACGAGATGGAGGATGAGGTCTTGCTCCGCCCGGGCTCCCTCCTCGATGGCTTCTCCTTCGCCGCCGTCTTGGATGGACACGCCGGCTTCTCCGCCGTCCAGTTCCTCAG GGATGAGCTGTACAAGGAGTGCGCAGCTGCGTTGGACGGCGGCGCGGTGCTCAGCACTAAGAATCTCGACGCTATCACGGCCTCCATCCAGCGTGCCTTCGCCGCTGTCGACGCCAAGCTCTCCACCTG GCTCGAGCAAACGGACAAGGACGACTCTGGTGCTACGGCCACTGTCATGTTTCTCAGGAGCGATGTGCTTGTTGTCTCGCACATTGGGGACTCTTGCTTG GTGATATCACGTGGTGGAAGATCTGAAGCTTTGACTGGCTCTCATCGACCATATGGGAACAACAAAACGTCCCTTGAAGAGGTCAAGAGGATCAGAGCAGCAGGTGGATGG ATTGTTGATGGGCGCATATGTGGAGACATATCTGTATCTCGTGCTTTTGGGGACATAAGATTTAAGACACAAAAGAATGA AATGCTGGTGAAAGGAGTTAAACAAGGAAGGTGGACTGATAAGTTCATCTCACG AATACAATTTAAAGATGATATAGTAATCTCGTCACCTGATGTATCTCTGGTAGAGCTTGGACCAGACGTGGAATTTGTTCTGTTGGCAACTGATGGTCTTTGGGACTACATAAAAAG CTCTGAAGCTGTAGCTTTTGTCAGAGATCAACTCCGTCAGCATGGTGATGTCCAG TTGGCCTGCGAGGCACTTGGTCAGAAAGCTCTG GATCAACGGTCCCAAGACAATATTAGCATAGTCATAGCTGACTTGGG GAGGACAAACTGGAAGGCGTTGCCCGATGAAAGGCCGAACTTGTTCTTGGAACTAAGTCAAGCAGTCGCGACTGTAGGGGTTGTCTCAATAGGAATTTGGGTCTCGTCGTTCCTTGGGTTACAGTAG
- the LOC100383955 gene encoding probable protein phosphatase 2C 5-like isoform X1 gives MALLSPRVPRLPPSTFTSAAGARCFGPAARCQATAAGGVAAAGPPSSELEAIRWGSAKLQGARDEMEDEVLLRPGSLLDGFSFAAVLDGHAGFSAVQFLRDELYKECAAALDGGAVLSTKNLDAITASIQRAFAAVDAKLSTWLEQTDKDDSGATATVMFLRSDVLVVSHIGDSCLQVISRGGRSEALTGSHRPYGNNKTSLEEVKRIRAAGGWIVDGRICGDISVSRAFGDIRFKTQKNEMLVKGVKQGRWTDKFISRIQFKDDIVISSPDVSLVELGPDVEFVLLATDGLWDYIKSSEAVAFVRDQLRQHGDVQLACEALGQKALDQRSQDNISIVIADLGRTNWKALPDERPNLFLELSQAVATVGVVSIGIWVSSFLGLQ, from the exons ATGGCGTTGCTGAGCCCGCGCGTGCCGCGGCTGCCGCCCTCCACCTTCACCTCCGCTGCCGGTGCCCGGTGCTTTGGCCCCGCCGCGAGGTGCCAGGCGACGGCGGCGGGCGGCGTGGCGGCCGCGGGGCCCCCGTCGTCGGAGCTGGAGGCCATCCGGTGGGGCAGCGCCAAGCTGCAGGGCGCTCGCGACGAGATGGAGGATGAGGTCTTGCTCCGCCCGGGCTCCCTCCTCGATGGCTTCTCCTTCGCCGCCGTCTTGGATGGACACGCCGGCTTCTCCGCCGTCCAGTTCCTCAG GGATGAGCTGTACAAGGAGTGCGCAGCTGCGTTGGACGGCGGCGCGGTGCTCAGCACTAAGAATCTCGACGCTATCACGGCCTCCATCCAGCGTGCCTTCGCCGCTGTCGACGCCAAGCTCTCCACCTG GCTCGAGCAAACGGACAAGGACGACTCTGGTGCTACGGCCACTGTCATGTTTCTCAGGAGCGATGTGCTTGTTGTCTCGCACATTGGGGACTCTTGCTTG CAGGTGATATCACGTGGTGGAAGATCTGAAGCTTTGACTGGCTCTCATCGACCATATGGGAACAACAAAACGTCCCTTGAAGAGGTCAAGAGGATCAGAGCAGCAGGTGGATGG ATTGTTGATGGGCGCATATGTGGAGACATATCTGTATCTCGTGCTTTTGGGGACATAAGATTTAAGACACAAAAGAATGA AATGCTGGTGAAAGGAGTTAAACAAGGAAGGTGGACTGATAAGTTCATCTCACG AATACAATTTAAAGATGATATAGTAATCTCGTCACCTGATGTATCTCTGGTAGAGCTTGGACCAGACGTGGAATTTGTTCTGTTGGCAACTGATGGTCTTTGGGACTACATAAAAAG CTCTGAAGCTGTAGCTTTTGTCAGAGATCAACTCCGTCAGCATGGTGATGTCCAG TTGGCCTGCGAGGCACTTGGTCAGAAAGCTCTG GATCAACGGTCCCAAGACAATATTAGCATAGTCATAGCTGACTTGGG GAGGACAAACTGGAAGGCGTTGCCCGATGAAAGGCCGAACTTGTTCTTGGAACTAAGTCAAGCAGTCGCGACTGTAGGGGTTGTCTCAATAGGAATTTGGGTCTCGTCGTTCCTTGGGTTACAGTAG